From Vidua macroura isolate BioBank_ID:100142 chromosome 5, ASM2450914v1, whole genome shotgun sequence, the proteins below share one genomic window:
- the MICALL1 gene encoding MICAL-like protein 1 isoform X3, with protein MVSMKVPDCLSIMTYVSQYYNHFNNPSQASVPPPMKRPTAASSPPLLSHKTPVAAVESPSAPQDDAPSEQSQRSTLSSTCAACQQHVHLVQRYLAEGKLYHRQCFRCKECSSTLLPGSYKPGSEAGTFVCTQHRGKLAVSGKAERRPSLDRPELRTETGADSMGENAFQAGAEVGKDDGDSQESVAETSTPAEGLAGPAEKDSTASKAETPTLPAHAGSGAPVSQTPPRPPIPSKPAGLTQDKASSLDGQLRDLRPTPAPRKATDASALSPPTSHPVPRPRSTLQGEGSECGPGMVNGRVPETSPPIPKPRGRPCSSDRGGAAARAKDPPWMALVQAEPKKKPAPPPPPGNSHETPSRTSEEEDGEEVGKVRSEDSRSDTREPKPYNPFEEEDEEEVESADTQKSTPEQEQSETAAKPLHPWYGITPTSSPKAKKRPAPRAPNASPLAHHPISRLSHSEPSSSTPSPALSLESINSESSAKVLGDTDEASVPKSSSEPTVHMPTAAKTSSADAPLASVSCSESPAVPASLSTNSSSSSSELASLSGETQPSTLHTSRSGSLKTSPGRLPPKPPAGASPTPILLASDGGAGSPKTSSSPKPQLKSSCKENPFNRKPSPAASPSAKKPPKGSKPVRPPAPGHGFPLIKRKVQTDQYIPEEDIYGEMDAIEHQLDELEHRGVALEEKLRSAENDNPEDSLLVDWFKLIHEKHMLVRHESELIYIFKQQNLEQRQSDVEYELRCLLNKPEKDWTDEDRGREKVLMQELVTIIEQRNAIVNCLDEDRQREEEEDKMLEAMIKRKEFHKETETESKKKGKFKPMKVLKLLGNKHDSKSKSPKEKS; from the exons ATGGTCTCCATGAAAGTCCCTGACTGCCTCAGCATCATGACTTACGTGTCTCAGTACTACAACCATTTCAACAACCCCAGCCAAG CCAGCGTCCCTCCGCCTATGAAGCGACCaactgctgcctcctctcctcctctgctgtccCACAAGACGCCCGTGGCTGCAGTTGAGAGTCCTTCAGCACCACAG GATGATGCCCCCTCGGAGCAGTCCCAGCGCAGCACGCTCAGCAGCACCTGTGCAGCCTGCCAGCAGCACGTCCACCTGGTGCAGCGCTACTTGGCCGAGGGCAAGCTCTACCACCGCCAGTGCTTCAG GTGTAAGGAATGCTCCAGCACGCTGCTCCCAGGGTCATACAAGCCTGGGTCAGAGGCAGGGACGTTTGTCTGCACACAGCATCGTGGTAAATTGGCCGTGAGCgggaaggcagagaggagaCCCAGCCTAGACCGACCAGAGCTAAGAACTGAGACTGGGGCTGATAGCATGGGAGAAAATGCcttccaggcaggagcagaggtgggGAAGGATGATGGTGACTCCCAGGAGAGTGTGGCAGAGACCTCTACGCCTGCAGAGGGCCTTGCTGGCCCAGCAGAGAaggacagcacagccagcaaagcagagacACCCACACTCCCTGCTCATGCTGGCAGTGGGGCACCTGTCTCCCAAACTCCCCCCAGGCCTCCAATCCCCAGCAAGCCTGCAGGGCTCACTCAGGACAAAGCCAGCTCGCTGGATGGACAGCTCAGAGACTTGCgtcccaccccagccccaagGAAAGCCACCGATGCGTCTGCCCTCTCCCCTCCAACCTCCCACCCTGTCCCCCGGCCCAGGTCCACTCTGCAGGGCGAAGGCAGCGAGTGTGGGCCTGGCATGGTGAACG GTCGGGTACCTGAAACCAGCCCCCCTATCCCAAAACCTCGAGGGAGACCCTGCTCCTCTGATCG TGGTGGAGCGGCTGCAAGAGCCAAGGACCCACCATGGATGGCCTTAGTGCAAGCAGAGCCCAAGAAGAAGCcagctccccctcctcccccaggcAACAGCCATGAGACTCCAAGTAGGACttcagaggaggaggatggagaggaggtGGGGAAAGTCAGGAGTGAGGACAGCAGGTCTGATACCAGAGAGCCCAAACCGTACAATCCCTttgaggaagaggatgaggaggaagtgGAAAGTGCTGACACCCAAAAGAGCACacctgagcaggagcagagcgAGACTGCTGCCAAACCTCTCCACCCCTGGTATGGCATCACTCCTACCAGCAGTCCAAAGGCAAAGAAGCGGCCAGCTCCACGAGCCCCCAATGCTTCCCCGCTAG CCCACCACCCCATCTCCAGGCTGTCACACTCTGAGCCATCATCCTCCACCCCATCTCCAGCCCTCAGCCTCGAGAGCATCAACTCTGAGAGTTCAGCCAAGGTGCTGGGAGACACCGATGAGGCCTCAGTGCCCAAAAGCTCCTCCGAGCCCACTGTGCACATGCCAACAGCTGCCAAGACTTCCAGCGCTGATGCACCGCTGGCCAGCGTCTCCTGCAGTGAAagccctgctgtcccagccagCCTCTCCAccaactcctcctcctcctccagcgaGCTGGCCAGCCTCAGTGGGGAGACACAGCCCAGCACCCTGCACACCAGCAGGAGTGGCAGCCTAAAGACCAGCCCCGGCCGGCTGCCCCCCAAGCCTCCAGCTGGGGCTAGCCCTACACCCATTCTCTTGGCTTCAGATGGGGGTGCTGGGAGCCCCAAGACATCTTCCTCACCCAAACCACAGCTGAAG TCTTCCTGCAAAGAGAACCCTTTCAATCGGAAGCCATCACCTGCTGCCTCCCCCTCGGCAAAGAAACCTCCCAAGGGCTCCAAGCCTGTGCGTCCTCCTGCGCCAGGCCATGGCTTCCCACTGATCAAACGCAAG GTGCAGACAGATCAGTACATCCCTGAGGAAGACATCTATGGGGAGATGGATGCCATTGAGCATCAGCTGGATGAGCTGGAGCACCGTGGAGTGGCCTTGGAGGAAAAACTGCGCAGTGCTGAGAATG ACAACCCTGAGGACAGCCTGCTTGTGGACTGGTTCAAACTCATCCATGAGAAGCACATGCTGGTGCGCCACGAGTCGGAGCTCATCTACAT CTTCAAGCAGCAGAACCTGGAGCAGCGGCAGTCAGACGTGGAGTATGAACTGCGGTGCCTCCTCAACAAGCCAG AGAAGGACTGGACCGATGAGGATCGAGGGAGGGAGAAGGTGCTGATGCAGGAGCTGGTGACCATCATTGAGCAGAGGAATGCCATTGTGAACTGCCTGGACGAGGACCGGCAGAG agaagaggaggaggataaAATGTTGGAAGCCATGATTAAAAGGAAAG AATTTCACAAGGAGACGGAGacagagagcaagaaaaaaggcaaattcaAGCCCATGAAGGTGCTTAAGCTGCTGGGCAACAAGCACGACTCCAAGAGCAAGTCACCCAAGGAGAAAAGCTAG
- the MICALL1 gene encoding MICAL-like protein 1 isoform X1, with protein MSGPRGALQAWCRRQCEGYRGVEIRDLSTSFRDGLAFCAILHRHRPDLLDFDSLSKDDVYENNRLAFELAERELGIPALLDPNDMVSMKVPDCLSIMTYVSQYYNHFNNPSQASVPPPMKRPTAASSPPLLSHKTPVAAVESPSAPQDDAPSEQSQRSTLSSTCAACQQHVHLVQRYLAEGKLYHRQCFRCKECSSTLLPGSYKPGSEAGTFVCTQHRGKLAVSGKAERRPSLDRPELRTETGADSMGENAFQAGAEVGKDDGDSQESVAETSTPAEGLAGPAEKDSTASKAETPTLPAHAGSGAPVSQTPPRPPIPSKPAGLTQDKASSLDGQLRDLRPTPAPRKATDASALSPPTSHPVPRPRSTLQGEGSECGPGMVNGRVPETSPPIPKPRGRPCSSDRGGAAARAKDPPWMALVQAEPKKKPAPPPPPGNSHETPSRTSEEEDGEEVGKVRSEDSRSDTREPKPYNPFEEEDEEEVESADTQKSTPEQEQSETAAKPLHPWYGITPTSSPKAKKRPAPRAPNASPLAHHPISRLSHSEPSSSTPSPALSLESINSESSAKVLGDTDEASVPKSSSEPTVHMPTAAKTSSADAPLASVSCSESPAVPASLSTNSSSSSSELASLSGETQPSTLHTSRSGSLKTSPGRLPPKPPAGASPTPILLASDGGAGSPKTSSSPKPQLKSSCKENPFNRKPSPAASPSAKKPPKGSKPVRPPAPGHGFPLIKRKVQTDQYIPEEDIYGEMDAIEHQLDELEHRGVALEEKLRSAENDNPEDSLLVDWFKLIHEKHMLVRHESELIYIFKQQNLEQRQSDVEYELRCLLNKPEKDWTDEDRGREKVLMQELVTIIEQRNAIVNCLDEDRQREEEEDKMLEAMIKRKEFHKETETESKKKGKFKPMKVLKLLGNKHDSKSKSPKEKS; from the exons gcCTTTGAGTTGGCAGAGCGGGAGCTgggcatcccagccctgctagATCCCAATGATATGGTCTCCATGAAAGTCCCTGACTGCCTCAGCATCATGACTTACGTGTCTCAGTACTACAACCATTTCAACAACCCCAGCCAAG CCAGCGTCCCTCCGCCTATGAAGCGACCaactgctgcctcctctcctcctctgctgtccCACAAGACGCCCGTGGCTGCAGTTGAGAGTCCTTCAGCACCACAG GATGATGCCCCCTCGGAGCAGTCCCAGCGCAGCACGCTCAGCAGCACCTGTGCAGCCTGCCAGCAGCACGTCCACCTGGTGCAGCGCTACTTGGCCGAGGGCAAGCTCTACCACCGCCAGTGCTTCAG GTGTAAGGAATGCTCCAGCACGCTGCTCCCAGGGTCATACAAGCCTGGGTCAGAGGCAGGGACGTTTGTCTGCACACAGCATCGTGGTAAATTGGCCGTGAGCgggaaggcagagaggagaCCCAGCCTAGACCGACCAGAGCTAAGAACTGAGACTGGGGCTGATAGCATGGGAGAAAATGCcttccaggcaggagcagaggtgggGAAGGATGATGGTGACTCCCAGGAGAGTGTGGCAGAGACCTCTACGCCTGCAGAGGGCCTTGCTGGCCCAGCAGAGAaggacagcacagccagcaaagcagagacACCCACACTCCCTGCTCATGCTGGCAGTGGGGCACCTGTCTCCCAAACTCCCCCCAGGCCTCCAATCCCCAGCAAGCCTGCAGGGCTCACTCAGGACAAAGCCAGCTCGCTGGATGGACAGCTCAGAGACTTGCgtcccaccccagccccaagGAAAGCCACCGATGCGTCTGCCCTCTCCCCTCCAACCTCCCACCCTGTCCCCCGGCCCAGGTCCACTCTGCAGGGCGAAGGCAGCGAGTGTGGGCCTGGCATGGTGAACG GTCGGGTACCTGAAACCAGCCCCCCTATCCCAAAACCTCGAGGGAGACCCTGCTCCTCTGATCG TGGTGGAGCGGCTGCAAGAGCCAAGGACCCACCATGGATGGCCTTAGTGCAAGCAGAGCCCAAGAAGAAGCcagctccccctcctcccccaggcAACAGCCATGAGACTCCAAGTAGGACttcagaggaggaggatggagaggaggtGGGGAAAGTCAGGAGTGAGGACAGCAGGTCTGATACCAGAGAGCCCAAACCGTACAATCCCTttgaggaagaggatgaggaggaagtgGAAAGTGCTGACACCCAAAAGAGCACacctgagcaggagcagagcgAGACTGCTGCCAAACCTCTCCACCCCTGGTATGGCATCACTCCTACCAGCAGTCCAAAGGCAAAGAAGCGGCCAGCTCCACGAGCCCCCAATGCTTCCCCGCTAG CCCACCACCCCATCTCCAGGCTGTCACACTCTGAGCCATCATCCTCCACCCCATCTCCAGCCCTCAGCCTCGAGAGCATCAACTCTGAGAGTTCAGCCAAGGTGCTGGGAGACACCGATGAGGCCTCAGTGCCCAAAAGCTCCTCCGAGCCCACTGTGCACATGCCAACAGCTGCCAAGACTTCCAGCGCTGATGCACCGCTGGCCAGCGTCTCCTGCAGTGAAagccctgctgtcccagccagCCTCTCCAccaactcctcctcctcctccagcgaGCTGGCCAGCCTCAGTGGGGAGACACAGCCCAGCACCCTGCACACCAGCAGGAGTGGCAGCCTAAAGACCAGCCCCGGCCGGCTGCCCCCCAAGCCTCCAGCTGGGGCTAGCCCTACACCCATTCTCTTGGCTTCAGATGGGGGTGCTGGGAGCCCCAAGACATCTTCCTCACCCAAACCACAGCTGAAG TCTTCCTGCAAAGAGAACCCTTTCAATCGGAAGCCATCACCTGCTGCCTCCCCCTCGGCAAAGAAACCTCCCAAGGGCTCCAAGCCTGTGCGTCCTCCTGCGCCAGGCCATGGCTTCCCACTGATCAAACGCAAG GTGCAGACAGATCAGTACATCCCTGAGGAAGACATCTATGGGGAGATGGATGCCATTGAGCATCAGCTGGATGAGCTGGAGCACCGTGGAGTGGCCTTGGAGGAAAAACTGCGCAGTGCTGAGAATG ACAACCCTGAGGACAGCCTGCTTGTGGACTGGTTCAAACTCATCCATGAGAAGCACATGCTGGTGCGCCACGAGTCGGAGCTCATCTACAT CTTCAAGCAGCAGAACCTGGAGCAGCGGCAGTCAGACGTGGAGTATGAACTGCGGTGCCTCCTCAACAAGCCAG AGAAGGACTGGACCGATGAGGATCGAGGGAGGGAGAAGGTGCTGATGCAGGAGCTGGTGACCATCATTGAGCAGAGGAATGCCATTGTGAACTGCCTGGACGAGGACCGGCAGAG agaagaggaggaggataaAATGTTGGAAGCCATGATTAAAAGGAAAG AATTTCACAAGGAGACGGAGacagagagcaagaaaaaaggcaaattcaAGCCCATGAAGGTGCTTAAGCTGCTGGGCAACAAGCACGACTCCAAGAGCAAGTCACCCAAGGAGAAAAGCTAG
- the MICALL1 gene encoding MICAL-like protein 1 isoform X2, with product MSGPRGALQAWCRRQCEGYRGVEIRDLSTSFRDGLAFCAILHRHRPDLLDFDSLSKDDVYENNRLAFELAERELGIPALLDPNDMVSMKVPDCLSIMTYVSQYYNHFNNPSQASVPPPMKRPTAASSPPLLSHKTPVAAVESPSAPQDDAPSEQSQRSTLSSTCAACQQHVHLVQRYLAEGKLYHRQCFRCKECSSTLLPGSYKPGSEAGTFVCTQHRGKLAVSGKAERRPSLDRPELRTETGADSMGENAFQAGAEVGKDDGDSQESVAETSTPAEGLAGPAEKDSTASKAETPTLPAHAGSGAPVSQTPPRPPIPSKPAGLTQDKASSLDGQLRDLRPTPAPRKATDASALSPPTSHPVPRPRSTLQGEGSECGPGMVNGRVPETSPPIPKPRGRPCSSDRGGAAARAKDPPWMALVQAEPKKKPAPPPPPGNSHETPSRTSEEEDGEEVGKVRSEDSRSDTREPKPYNPFEEEDEEEVESADTQKSTPEQEQSETAAKPLHPWYGITPTSSPKAKKRPAPRAPNASPLAHHPISRLSHSEPSSSTPSPALSLESINSESSAKVLGDTDEASVPKSSSEPTVHMPTAAKTSSADAPLASVSCSESPAVPASLSTNSSSSSSELASLSGETQPSTLHTSRSGSLKTSPGRLPPKPPAGASPTPILLASDGGAGSPKTSSSPKPQLKSSCKENPFNRKPSPAASPSAKKPPKGSKPVRPPAPGHGFPLIKRKVQTDQYIPEEDIYGEMDAIEHQLDELEHRGVALEEKLRSAENDNPEDSLLVDWFKLIHEKHMLVRHESELIYIFKQQNLEQRQSDVEYELRCLLNKPGNASCRALSPLHC from the exons gcCTTTGAGTTGGCAGAGCGGGAGCTgggcatcccagccctgctagATCCCAATGATATGGTCTCCATGAAAGTCCCTGACTGCCTCAGCATCATGACTTACGTGTCTCAGTACTACAACCATTTCAACAACCCCAGCCAAG CCAGCGTCCCTCCGCCTATGAAGCGACCaactgctgcctcctctcctcctctgctgtccCACAAGACGCCCGTGGCTGCAGTTGAGAGTCCTTCAGCACCACAG GATGATGCCCCCTCGGAGCAGTCCCAGCGCAGCACGCTCAGCAGCACCTGTGCAGCCTGCCAGCAGCACGTCCACCTGGTGCAGCGCTACTTGGCCGAGGGCAAGCTCTACCACCGCCAGTGCTTCAG GTGTAAGGAATGCTCCAGCACGCTGCTCCCAGGGTCATACAAGCCTGGGTCAGAGGCAGGGACGTTTGTCTGCACACAGCATCGTGGTAAATTGGCCGTGAGCgggaaggcagagaggagaCCCAGCCTAGACCGACCAGAGCTAAGAACTGAGACTGGGGCTGATAGCATGGGAGAAAATGCcttccaggcaggagcagaggtgggGAAGGATGATGGTGACTCCCAGGAGAGTGTGGCAGAGACCTCTACGCCTGCAGAGGGCCTTGCTGGCCCAGCAGAGAaggacagcacagccagcaaagcagagacACCCACACTCCCTGCTCATGCTGGCAGTGGGGCACCTGTCTCCCAAACTCCCCCCAGGCCTCCAATCCCCAGCAAGCCTGCAGGGCTCACTCAGGACAAAGCCAGCTCGCTGGATGGACAGCTCAGAGACTTGCgtcccaccccagccccaagGAAAGCCACCGATGCGTCTGCCCTCTCCCCTCCAACCTCCCACCCTGTCCCCCGGCCCAGGTCCACTCTGCAGGGCGAAGGCAGCGAGTGTGGGCCTGGCATGGTGAACG GTCGGGTACCTGAAACCAGCCCCCCTATCCCAAAACCTCGAGGGAGACCCTGCTCCTCTGATCG TGGTGGAGCGGCTGCAAGAGCCAAGGACCCACCATGGATGGCCTTAGTGCAAGCAGAGCCCAAGAAGAAGCcagctccccctcctcccccaggcAACAGCCATGAGACTCCAAGTAGGACttcagaggaggaggatggagaggaggtGGGGAAAGTCAGGAGTGAGGACAGCAGGTCTGATACCAGAGAGCCCAAACCGTACAATCCCTttgaggaagaggatgaggaggaagtgGAAAGTGCTGACACCCAAAAGAGCACacctgagcaggagcagagcgAGACTGCTGCCAAACCTCTCCACCCCTGGTATGGCATCACTCCTACCAGCAGTCCAAAGGCAAAGAAGCGGCCAGCTCCACGAGCCCCCAATGCTTCCCCGCTAG CCCACCACCCCATCTCCAGGCTGTCACACTCTGAGCCATCATCCTCCACCCCATCTCCAGCCCTCAGCCTCGAGAGCATCAACTCTGAGAGTTCAGCCAAGGTGCTGGGAGACACCGATGAGGCCTCAGTGCCCAAAAGCTCCTCCGAGCCCACTGTGCACATGCCAACAGCTGCCAAGACTTCCAGCGCTGATGCACCGCTGGCCAGCGTCTCCTGCAGTGAAagccctgctgtcccagccagCCTCTCCAccaactcctcctcctcctccagcgaGCTGGCCAGCCTCAGTGGGGAGACACAGCCCAGCACCCTGCACACCAGCAGGAGTGGCAGCCTAAAGACCAGCCCCGGCCGGCTGCCCCCCAAGCCTCCAGCTGGGGCTAGCCCTACACCCATTCTCTTGGCTTCAGATGGGGGTGCTGGGAGCCCCAAGACATCTTCCTCACCCAAACCACAGCTGAAG TCTTCCTGCAAAGAGAACCCTTTCAATCGGAAGCCATCACCTGCTGCCTCCCCCTCGGCAAAGAAACCTCCCAAGGGCTCCAAGCCTGTGCGTCCTCCTGCGCCAGGCCATGGCTTCCCACTGATCAAACGCAAG GTGCAGACAGATCAGTACATCCCTGAGGAAGACATCTATGGGGAGATGGATGCCATTGAGCATCAGCTGGATGAGCTGGAGCACCGTGGAGTGGCCTTGGAGGAAAAACTGCGCAGTGCTGAGAATG ACAACCCTGAGGACAGCCTGCTTGTGGACTGGTTCAAACTCATCCATGAGAAGCACATGCTGGTGCGCCACGAGTCGGAGCTCATCTACAT CTTCAAGCAGCAGAACCTGGAGCAGCGGCAGTCAGACGTGGAGTATGAACTGCGGTGCCTCCTCAACAAGCCAG GGAATGCCTCATGCAGGGCTCTGTCCCCATTGCACTGCTAG